A part of Chloroflexota bacterium genomic DNA contains:
- a CDS encoding ABC transporter ATP-binding protein — MTYETNDNILEVKNLTIHYITEEGVVRAVNDISFSLKESETLGLAGETGAGKTTTALGLMGLIPEPPGKVIDGQIIFHGKDLLKLSNSAMRKYRGNELSMIFQDPMTALNPVLTVGDQISEVVRLHEKLSRADAEIKAAEMLEMVGIPKERMVEYPNQFSGGMKQRVIIAIALACNPSLIIADEPTTALDVTIQAQVLDLMGGLKKRLNTAMIMITHDLGVLAEICDRVAIMYAGQIVEIGSLEDIYDHTMHPYTKGLFGSLPDLNSKVDRLTPIVGLMPDPTHLPTGCPFYPRCSHKMPECELIAPEDIEVSPGHLVKCLLYK, encoded by the coding sequence ATGACTTATGAAACGAACGATAACATTCTTGAAGTAAAAAACCTGACAATCCATTACATTACCGAGGAAGGTGTTGTCAGGGCAGTCAATGATATAAGCTTTTCCTTGAAGGAAAGTGAGACCTTGGGCTTAGCCGGTGAAACTGGCGCAGGGAAGACAACGACCGCGCTTGGTTTGATGGGGCTTATCCCTGAGCCGCCCGGAAAAGTCATTGATGGGCAGATTATCTTTCATGGAAAAGACCTGCTCAAATTGAGTAATTCGGCGATGCGAAAGTATCGTGGAAATGAATTATCCATGATCTTCCAAGACCCAATGACGGCTTTGAACCCGGTTTTGACCGTCGGTGATCAAATTTCAGAGGTAGTCCGTTTGCACGAGAAACTATCCCGCGCGGATGCTGAGATTAAGGCTGCTGAAATGTTGGAGATGGTGGGGATACCCAAAGAGCGTATGGTTGAATATCCCAACCAGTTCTCTGGCGGCATGAAGCAAAGGGTCATCATCGCGATCGCGCTAGCCTGTAACCCAAGCTTGATCATTGCTGACGAACCTACGACCGCTTTGGATGTGACCATCCAGGCTCAGGTTCTTGATTTGATGGGTGGATTGAAGAAAAGGCTGAATACTGCAATGATCATGATCACACACGATCTGGGTGTGCTCGCTGAGATCTGTGATCGGGTGGCGATTATGTACGCAGGACAGATTGTTGAGATTGGCTCTCTGGAAGATATTTATGACCATACGATGCACCCTTATACCAAGGGATTGTTTGGTTCTCTGCCGGATTTGAACAGCAAGGTTGACAGGCTTACCCCAATTGTCGGCCTGATGCCAGATCCAACTCATCTTCCAACTGGCTGTCCTTTCTACCCACGATGCAGCCATAAGATGCCAGAGTGTGAATTAATTGCCCCTGAGGATATTGAAGTTTCGCCTGGGCATTTGGTCAAATGCTTACTTTACAAATGA
- a CDS encoding ABC transporter permease, with protein sequence MDNKNQKVHENKIVIVKKRSQFQEVWRRLKKNRLALAGLAMLLILVLLAIFANVIAPYPYDKQNYSEIMQSPSLQHLAGTDEFGRDILSRIIYGSRISLRIGFISLSAGALVGCILGAIAGYFGNMVDNVIMRICDILYGIPRVVLAIAIASTLGAGITSALIAVAVSSVPNFARVVRAATMTVRDQDYVEAARAIGANTGRILRVHIFPNILAPIIVQATLGIGKSILLCASLSFLGLGIQPPVPEWGAMLSSARTYMRDNPYMVIGPGLAIMLTVMALNLFGDGLRDALDPKLKK encoded by the coding sequence ATGGATAATAAAAACCAAAAGGTTCACGAAAACAAAATTGTGATTGTTAAGAAACGCAGCCAGTTCCAGGAAGTGTGGCGACGGCTGAAGAAAAACCGTTTAGCGTTGGCTGGTCTGGCAATGCTGCTAATTTTGGTGTTGTTAGCTATATTTGCGAATGTTATTGCACCATATCCGTATGATAAGCAGAATTATTCAGAAATCATGCAATCACCTTCGCTGCAGCATTTGGCAGGAACGGACGAATTCGGCAGAGATATTTTGAGTCGGATCATCTATGGGTCACGCATCTCCCTGCGGATCGGTTTTATCTCATTGTCAGCTGGCGCTTTAGTGGGTTGCATCCTGGGTGCGATTGCTGGGTATTTTGGGAATATGGTAGACAATGTTATCATGCGTATCTGCGATATTCTCTATGGGATTCCAAGAGTTGTCCTTGCGATTGCTATCGCTTCGACTCTTGGCGCTGGAATCACAAGCGCTTTGATTGCGGTTGCGGTCAGTTCTGTGCCCAACTTTGCCCGGGTTGTGCGCGCTGCCACGATGACGGTTCGCGATCAGGATTATGTTGAAGCGGCACGTGCAATTGGTGCCAATACTGGACGTATTCTGAGGGTTCACATTTTCCCGAACATTCTGGCACCTATCATCGTCCAGGCAACACTTGGTATTGGGAAGTCAATTCTCCTATGTGCCTCATTGAGTTTTCTGGGGTTAGGGATCCAGCCGCCAGTTCCCGAATGGGGAGCCATGCTCTCTAGCGCAAGGACTTATATGCGGGATAACCCATATATGGTTATTGGGCCTGGCCTGGCGATCATGTTAACGGTGATGGCATTGAACCTCTTCGGAGATGGCCTCCGCGATGCTCTCGATCCAAAGTTGAAGAAGTAA
- a CDS encoding ABC transporter permease, producing MARYALKRILAMIPVLIGISFVIFTLLYFTPGDPARALLGDLATESEVETLREEMGLNDSFMSRYFHYMGDLLKGDLGVSYVSKLPVSEEIMTRLPVTARVAFYVIIFAVIIGVPAGIISATKQYSFVDNLVRILSLLGITMPSFWLALLLVLLFSVKLGWLPASGLYGPIYYLMPVVSIAAVPVATIARITRSSMLEVIRSDYIRTARAKGQSENVILFKHALTNALIPILTIVGIQFAGSLGGAVVNEQVFAIPGLGKMMVDAIKARNYPLVQGSVLMLAMLQSGVNLVVDLLYALVDPRIRSQYITRKKTSKEDPVSTSSLPSNTDAQES from the coding sequence ATGGCTCGTTATGCACTAAAAAGAATTCTTGCCATGATACCGGTGTTAATTGGCATCAGCTTTGTGATTTTTACCCTTCTATATTTTACGCCGGGTGATCCAGCGCGAGCACTATTAGGTGACTTGGCAACGGAATCAGAAGTGGAAACGCTTCGCGAAGAGATGGGGCTGAATGATAGTTTTATGTCGCGATATTTCCACTATATGGGTGATTTGTTAAAGGGCGATCTTGGTGTTTCATATGTTTCCAAGCTACCTGTCAGTGAAGAAATTATGACCAGATTACCTGTAACTGCTCGGGTTGCTTTTTATGTCATAATTTTTGCTGTCATTATTGGTGTGCCAGCTGGAATCATATCTGCAACAAAGCAGTACAGTTTCGTTGACAATCTGGTACGTATCTTGTCATTATTAGGCATCACGATGCCCAGTTTCTGGCTGGCTTTGTTATTAGTTTTATTATTCTCAGTTAAACTGGGTTGGCTACCGGCCTCAGGCCTATATGGGCCGATCTATTATCTTATGCCTGTGGTAAGTATTGCTGCTGTGCCGGTGGCTACGATCGCACGGATCACAAGATCGAGCATGCTTGAGGTGATCCGTTCGGATTACATCCGAACCGCCAGGGCTAAAGGCCAGTCTGAGAATGTGATCTTGTTCAAACATGCTCTCACCAATGCTTTGATCCCCATCCTGACAATCGTTGGTATCCAGTTTGCCGGGAGCTTGGGTGGTGCTGTGGTCAATGAACAGGTTTTTGCCATACCTGGCCTGGGGAAAATGATGGTGGATGCCATCAAGGCAAGGAATTATCCCTTAGTTCAAGGTTCTGTGCTGATGTTGGCAATGCTACAGAGTGGTGTTAATTTGGTTGTTGACCTTCTGTATGCATTAGTGGATCCACGGATTCGTTCTCAATATATTACGAGGAAGAAGACTTCAAAAGAAGATCCTGTATCAACGTCCAGTCTACCGAGTAACACTGATGCGCAGGAGAGTTAG